The stretch of DNA GAATATGTCGCGTCCGTTAAGCTCCATCACGAAGTTACCGCGCATCTTAAGATAAAAGTTGAGAAAAAATAGAAAGGCATCCGACTTCCCCCATCTTCCGGGAGTTTACCTGTTCAAAGACGAGAATGGCCGGCCGATATATATCGGCAAGGCAAAGTCATTAAAGAACAGGGTCTCTTCTTATTTTCGCAGACCCATAACGTCGCCAAAAACCGAAGCCATAATCAAGAACTACAAGGCGCTGGATTATATCGTTGCTGCGTCCGAGCTTGAAGCGCTTCTTCTCGAGAACAAGCTCATCAAGCAGTATAAGCCCAAATACAACGTTCTTTTGAAGGACGACAAGAATTACCCGTATATTAAGATCACGATGGGCGAGGATTGGCCGCGCATACTGATGGTCAGGAAAAAAGAAAACGACGGCGCTTTCTACTTCGGCCCATACGAGGGAAAGAGCGTAAAAGAAACGATCAAATTATTGGCCAGGCTGTTTTTTTTAAGGACGTGCAAAGAATCCCCGCTCAAGATGAGGGTGCAGCCGTGCCTCCAATATCACATAAAAAAATGCTGGGCGCCGTGCATCAAAGGGATATCGAACGAGCAATACCGGAACCTTTGCGCCGCCGCGATAGAAATATTAAAAGGGAATCTTGCGGCCTCGATTAGCGCGCTTAAGAAGGAAATGCTGCAGGCGGCGCTTATGCATAAGTTCGAGCAGGCCACAAAATTGCGCAATCAGATATCAGGTCTGGAGCGGATAAAAAAAGTCAGGAAATCCTGGATGCCTAAAGCAAGGGTTAACAGGGGGAACCGGGCCGCGTCCGAACTCGCGCTGGCAATAGGCCTCAAGCATAGCCCCGACCGCATCGAGGCATTTGATGTTTCAAATACTTCAGGAAAACAGGTTGTCGCTTCGATGGTTGTTTTTGAAGGCGGGGAACCATTAAAATCAGATTATCGCAAATTTATTATTCGAAGCGTTTCGGACCAGAACGATTTTGCATCGATCAATGAAGCGGTGTACAGGCGATATGCTAAAACCCTGAAGGGGAAACTGCCGATACCCGATCTCGTGCTTATCGACGGCGGGATCCCGCAAATTGGCGCCGCAAAAAGCGCGCTTGCGAGGGCACGGACAAAGGTCCCTTTGATTTCATTGGCAAAAAGAGAAGAGGTCATTTATTTCCCGGACAGCCGTCCGCCATTAAAACTTCCGTGCGATTCGAAAGCCCTTCTGCTCCTTGAGCGGATTCGGGATGAGGCGCATAGGTTCGCTGTCGCTTTCCATCGAAATCGGCGGAATAAAGCATTTTATGGAAACTTGTAATGAACATGCCGATTATGTTAAGATTTTAAAATGAAATCCCGCATTTATATACTGTCCCTGATTTTTGTTTTAGCGATATCAACAGCGGCATTTTCAAAAACAGGCGGCGTTCCAGGGGTGGCTTTATCCGAACAGGAAAAGCTCGAGGAAATACAGAAGAAATTGGAATTGAGCAAGCAGAAGCTTGTTGAAACAAAAAAGAAAGAAGAACAGGCGCTCTTCAAGCTTGTCGTCACAAAAAAGAAGCTGAACATTGCCGAGAAAAGTCTGAAAAAAGCGAACACAAAGATCACGCTGAACCAGGAACAGATACAAAAGCTGGCAGTGGACCTTAAAACGACCAACGACCATTTGCTTGTAAAATCTGCCCAGCTCAAGAACCGGCTGCGCGAAATTTACAAGAACAGCAGCGTGAATTATCTCGAACTCCTTTTTTCTTCGGCCTCCATGTCCGATTTCATCAACAGGTCGTATTTCTTCACGAAGATCATCGAAAAGGACGGCGGGTTGATCTCCGGCATTGCGGAGGATTTTAACGAGCTTAAGACCGACAAAGAGCATTTGACAAAAAAAACAAATGAAATAAAACAGCTTGCGGAGGAGATCTCGGCCGAAAAAGAAGTGATCGCGCACGAGGCGACGGAGATAAACGAAACTTATGGCGAGCTCAAAGGCAGGCGCGAAAACTACGAAAAGCAGGTCGCGGAGCTCGAAAAGAGCTCGGCTGAAATGGAAAAAATAATCCTCGCAAAGATCTCCGAGAGGAAAAAGCAGAACCTTTCCATTTCTGGCAATACAGGCGCGCTCGATTGGCCCATG from Candidatus Saganbacteria bacterium encodes:
- a CDS encoding peptidoglycan DD-metalloendopeptidase family protein is translated as MKSRIYILSLIFVLAISTAAFSKTGGVPGVALSEQEKLEEIQKKLELSKQKLVETKKKEEQALFKLVVTKKKLNIAEKSLKKANTKITLNQEQIQKLAVDLKTTNDHLLVKSAQLKNRLREIYKNSSVNYLELLFSSASMSDFINRSYFFTKIIEKDGGLISGIAEDFNELKTDKEHLTKKTNEIKQLAEEISAEKEVIAHEATEINETYGELKGRRENYEKQVAELEKSSAEMEKIILAKISERKKQNLSISGNTGALDWPMRGRITSNFGYRRHPYFGGGRHMHTGMDIAAPFGDIIRAADGGVVIFAGWWDGYGKAVVIDHGSNISTLYAHMSRIYLQAGNAVKKGQMVGLCGSTGYSTGPHLHFEIRVKGKPQDPRKYLP
- a CDS encoding excinuclease ABC subunit UvrC, translating into MRKNRKASDFPHLPGVYLFKDENGRPIYIGKAKSLKNRVSSYFRRPITSPKTEAIIKNYKALDYIVAASELEALLLENKLIKQYKPKYNVLLKDDKNYPYIKITMGEDWPRILMVRKKENDGAFYFGPYEGKSVKETIKLLARLFFLRTCKESPLKMRVQPCLQYHIKKCWAPCIKGISNEQYRNLCAAAIEILKGNLAASISALKKEMLQAALMHKFEQATKLRNQISGLERIKKVRKSWMPKARVNRGNRAASELALAIGLKHSPDRIEAFDVSNTSGKQVVASMVVFEGGEPLKSDYRKFIIRSVSDQNDFASINEAVYRRYAKTLKGKLPIPDLVLIDGGIPQIGAAKSALARARTKVPLISLAKREEVIYFPDSRPPLKLPCDSKALLLLERIRDEAHRFAVAFHRNRRNKAFYGNL